ACGGCGCCGAACTCGCGAACGGACGGAGCGTCGTCCCGGTTCCGTCCGAGTCCCCGACTCGCCGGCCAGAACACGAGGAGGCCGACGAGCGCGACCCCGGTGAACGCGGGGAAGATGGCGGGCCAGCCGAACGCCCCGGCGACGAGCGGCCCCGTCCCCTGCCCGAGCGCGAACCCGACCGGCCCGCTGGCGGTGAAGATGCCCACGGCCGTCGCCCGGTTGTCGCCGTCGACCGCCCGGCTCACCATGTCGATGCCGGCGTTCCAGACGACGACGTAGGCGACGCCGCCGAGCGCCCGCGAGGCGAGTATCGACCGGTAGTCGCCGTTCCGTCCCGCGAGCCACCCCCAGCCCCCGGCGACGAACAGCGCCAGCGTCGCGACGGCCATCGCGGTCCGGGAGTCGGCGCGGTCGAGGGCCGCGCCGGCCGGGAGGCTCGTCACCACCGCCGTGCCGAACATGACGCCGACCAGGAGTCCGGCGGCGGTCGAGTCGATCCGCAGCGACTCGCGGACGAGCGGCGTCACGCTCGCCGGCACGATCTCGTAGGCGGCCAGTCCCGTGGAGACGAGGCTGGCGCCGGCGACGAGTCCCCACGTCTGCCGGGTCGTCCGGGATGGTCCGGTCGTCATCGATGAGAAGCGGTGCCCCCTACTCGAAACGCCGACATGGGCGTTCCGATACCGCGCGGTGGCGGCGAAGTCGCCGAACAGGTGAACGAAGCCGGGCACCACCCTCGACGGGGGGACAACTTATGCCCCCCGCCACGCCTTGGCAGGGTATGAGCGTCACCGACGACCTGCTCGACTTGCGCCGCGACCTGCACCGCCATCCCGAACCCGCGTGGCGGGAGTTCTACACCACCGCCCGCCTCGTCGACGAACTCGAGAAACGCCCGCTCGACGAACTCTACGTCGGCCCCGAAGTTCTCGCCGAGGACCGCCGGGGCGTCCCCGACGACGACGAACTCGACGAGTGGACGCGCCGAGCGGTCGAGGCCGGCGCCAGAGAGGACATCGTGGAGCGACTCGCCGGCGGCTACACCGGTCTCGTCGCGGTCCTGGAGCGAGGCGAGGGACCGACGGTCGGCCTCCGGGTCGACATCGACGCCCTGCCGATCACCGAGGCGGAGGCCGACGACCACGACCCCGCGAGCATGGGCTTTCGCTCCGAGAACGAGGGCTTCATGCACGCCTGCGGCCACGACGCCCACGCTACCGTCGGCGTCGGCGTTATCGACGCCATCGCCGAGAGCGACTTCTCGGGCACGCTCAAGGTGTTTTTCCAGCCGAGCGAGGAGATCGTCTCCGGCGGCGAGCCGATGGCCGAGGGGGGCCACTTAGACGACGTGGAGTACCTCCTCGCGCTCCACGTCGGCCTCGATCACCCGACCGGTGAGGTGGTGGCGGGCGTCGACGGTTTCCTCGCCCAACAGCACTTCCGCGCGGAGTTCTCGGGCCAATCGTCCCACGCCGGCGGCCACCCGGAACGCGGCCGCAACGCGGTGCAGGCGATGGCGACGGCGATCCAGAACCTCTATTCCATTCCCCGCCACGACGCGGGCGCCACCCGCGTGAACGCCGGCCTCGTCGGCGGCGGCACCGCCTCGAACATCGTCCCCGAGGAGGCGTTCATCGAGGGCGAGGTTCGCGGCGAGACGGCCGAGTTACGGGACTACATGGACGACCACGCCCAGCGGATTCTGCGCTCCGCCGCCGAGATGTACGACTGCGAGGTGGAAGTGGAGTACGGCGGCCGGGCGCCGGGCGGCGAGAGCGACGACGCACTCGCCGGTATCGTCGCGGACGTGGCCGGCGGGGTCGAGGGCGTCGACTCCATCCTCGACAGCGACGACCTCGGGGGGAGCGAGGACGCAACTTACCTCATGCAACACGTACAGGACCGGGGCGGCCTCGCCTCCTTCGTCTGCGTCGGCACCGACCACCCCGGCGGCCACCACTCCCCCACCTTCGACGTGGACGAGGAGACCATCCGCATCGCAGTCGACGTGTTCAGCGGGACGATAGAGCGGTTGGGGCGGGAGGCGGTGTGACCGACACCTACTCCAGCAGGATCGAGAACCCCCATCGTGCCGACGACTCCGGTTCGGCCGCCTCGGAGACGACGGAGATGGTCGTCTCGAAGCGATGCTCGCCGACGGGGAGACAGCCGTCACCGCCGGGCGTCGCGTAGAGGTCGACCGGGCGGCTGCTCGACTCGCCGGGCTCGATCTCGAACGTCCGGTACTCCTCGGTCGTGGCGATGCCCTCGTGCAGCCGCCAGCAGTCGGGGGTCGCGGGGTACTCGCCGTCACCCGGCAGGAGCACGAGCGCCCCGGAGTCGTCCGTGACGTGTTCGAAGTGGACGGCCCGGCCCTCGCCGACGCGCACCGGCTCGTCGGCCGTGCTCGTGAGCCGCGTTCGCAGCCGCGGCGGATGCTCGGGGGTCGCGGCCTCGCGGACGACCTCGACCGCCGGCCGAACCGGGAGGGCCGGGCAGGCGTCGACCGAGACGAGCGTCACGCCCGGACCGCCGGTTCCCGCGGGCCGGGTGCCGCTCGTACCGTCGCCGCAGGTCCCAGTCCCGTTCGTATCCGGAGGCAGTTCGCCGCTCGTCCCCGTCGGGGTCGCCGAGTCCTCGCCGTCGCCGTCGGCTCCACCGGGGCCGTCGCCAGTACAACCGGCGAGGCCGGTCAGGAGGAGGGGTCCGCCGATACGGCGGAGACAGCGTCGTCGCGTCGGATGCATACTTGACAAATATAACACACGTATGTGACGTTGTCTCCGATCCTCGCCGTGGTCCATCGACCAAGGTGGCCGGGGCCGGCGGCTAGTACTTCGGCTCCGCGCCCGTCGTCTCGTACACCCGCTCCATCAGGTCGTCGCGGTCGTTCTGCCACGCCGCGAGCCCCGACGGGTCGGACGGGTACGCCTCGTATCGGCCGATCAGTTCCTCGGCTAACTGCTTGGTCCGGTAGAAATCGAGGATCGTCCCCCAGTAGCCGAAGCTCTTGATCGCGCTCTTGATCTTCAGGCCGAGTCCCATGGAGGTCGATCCCGAATATAGAGCTTCCGCGAGTTTCTCGCCGGGGAGCGACGCGAGCAGGCCCATCAGGTCGTCGACGTCGACGGCGGTCGAGAGGACGTTGTACACGTCCAGACCGGCGTACCGGCCGCCGAAGTGGTCCATGACGCGCTCGTTGTACTCCCAGAGCGCGGCCTCGGTGGGGTCGTCGATGGCGTCGGCGATGGCCTCGGCGGC
This window of the Haloplanus rubicundus genome carries:
- a CDS encoding MFS transporter, with amino-acid sequence MTTGPSRTTRQTWGLVAGASLVSTGLAAYEIVPASVTPLVRESLRIDSTAAGLLVGVMFGTAVVTSLPAGAALDRADSRTAMAVATLALFVAGGWGWLAGRNGDYRSILASRALGGVAYVVVWNAGIDMVSRAVDGDNRATAVGIFTASGPVGFALGQGTGPLVAGAFGWPAIFPAFTGVALVGLLVFWPASRGLGRNRDDAPSVREFGAVLRDRTVWTVGALGFLGYALYLFVNTWGSSYLSTEVGLSLALSGLLVAVFPAIGVVSRISSGLLSDRLFGGRRRPVVLGSFGLAAPLVLGFTRLDSIPLLLVVLLLTGFAIQLTLGLSFTYVRELVESRVAATAVAFQTSVGLAGAFVAPTAGGAVVDAAGFDAAFALAGLLAVCGVVLAWRAPEPANR
- a CDS encoding amidohydrolase, encoding MSVTDDLLDLRRDLHRHPEPAWREFYTTARLVDELEKRPLDELYVGPEVLAEDRRGVPDDDELDEWTRRAVEAGAREDIVERLAGGYTGLVAVLERGEGPTVGLRVDIDALPITEAEADDHDPASMGFRSENEGFMHACGHDAHATVGVGVIDAIAESDFSGTLKVFFQPSEEIVSGGEPMAEGGHLDDVEYLLALHVGLDHPTGEVVAGVDGFLAQQHFRAEFSGQSSHAGGHPERGRNAVQAMATAIQNLYSIPRHDAGATRVNAGLVGGGTASNIVPEEAFIEGEVRGETAELRDYMDDHAQRILRSAAEMYDCEVEVEYGGRAPGGESDDALAGIVADVAGGVEGVDSILDSDDLGGSEDATYLMQHVQDRGGLASFVCVGTDHPGGHHSPTFDVDEETIRIAVDVFSGTIERLGREAV